In Pan troglodytes isolate AG18354 chromosome 20, NHGRI_mPanTro3-v2.0_pri, whole genome shotgun sequence, the genomic window cctcccgggttcaagtgattatcctggctcagcctcccaagtagctgggattgcaggcacctgccaccatgcctggctaaattttgtatttttagtagagacagggtttcaccatgttggccaggctggtctccaactcctgacctcaggtgatccacctgcctcggcctcccaaagtgctgggcgtgagccaccatgcccggcctgacaCTTatcttttatatctatatatttttttctttgttgagacggagtctcactgtgtcgcccaggctggagtgcagtggtgtgatcttggctcactgaaacctctgcctcccaggttcaagtgattctcgtgcctcaggctccggagcagctgggattacaggcgtgagccaccatgactggcctaaAACacctaccttttattttttaaaaaaccaacacaTTATCAGTACTTCATGCCAGACACCATTCTAGGAAATTAACTCCTCTGACTCTCACATCAATCCCATGGGTAGCTgttatttacagatgaggaaactgaggcacagaggtaaAACAACTTTGCTGAGGTCACCTTGCTGCTAAGTGACACAGCTGGCATCTAGTGCAGCAGGCTGGCTCCAAGTCTATGCCCCTCACCCCTCAGACGCTGCTCACCAAGCTGGAGGGGCTGTGGGAGCGAGTTAGAACACGGGACGCCCCTGGCAGCAGCGCCCTGCGTGTTAAAGCGCCGCGGAGGAAGCTGTATTGTCGCGGTACGCAGGAAGGCAGGGGCAGCACCTCCCTCTTCAAGAACGAGCATCTGAGCTTTTGGGGGAAACCTGTAGCTCCCCGAATGCCATCCACAGAGCCCCCCTCAGTCGGCCTCCCCTGAGGCACCAAGGCTGGCGGAGGCAGTCACCTGTCCATCTCCCCCACTTCTCACAGAGGAAATCCTGGGTGGTGCCGGGCAATGAGTCAGGGCTGAGGACCAGGACAGAGGTTGGGTGGGGCGTCTCAGCATTCCTCCAACGGGCAGGTCTCAGCGCTCCTCCCCCTGCTCCGCTCCTCTGCAGGGCCCAGGCGCCCTTGGCCTTAGGACACAACTTCTCTCACCGCCATGGAGTTCGACCTGGGAGCAGGTGAGCTCCTGGGGAGTGTGGACTGGAGGTGCACGGGGCCGGACTCAAGCCCAGAAGCTGCCTGCACCAACCACCCAACTTCTCTCCACAGCCCTGGAGCCCACCTCCCAGAAGCCCGGTGTGGGGGCGGGCCATAGGGGAGATCCCAAGCTCAGTCCCCACAAAGTTCAGGGCCGGTCGGAGGCAGGGGCAGGTCCGGGTCCAAAGGTAAGTCGCCTCATCACCGGCTGCGGAGGGGCGGGAAGGCTGGGGTTGCCCCTGACCCCAGGGTCCTGCCTTGGGCCTCCAACTTCGGGGGCTGGGTAAGGGGCGCCGCCTCACTGCCGCACCTCCATCCAGCAAGGACACCAGAGCTCTTCCGACTCCAGCAGCAGCTCCAGCGATTCGGACACGGATGTGAAGGTAAGGGGCTCTCGCCAGCGTCCCCAAGCACGTGCCCTGCACCCCAGAGAGGCGTCCCCGCGCTGGGGCTGGCGGGGAGGGTGCGGGGAGTGGTCCCCGTCTCGCTTCCAGCCCGGAACCATCTCTTCTCTCTCATCCCTGCCCTCGGCCCCACAGTCCCACGCTGCTGGCTCCAAGCAGCACGAGAGCATCCCGGGCAAGGCCAAGAAGCCCAAagtgaagaagaaggagaagggcaAGAAGGAGAAGGGCAAGAAGAAGGAGGCTCCCCACTGAAGGGCCCTGGACAGGGCTCATTAAaccttcctctctgccttctgcGACTGGTCAGCGTGGTGCCTACTCTGGCCCGTCTCCagctccctgccccctgcccagcGCTGGGCCCGCCCATTCGTGCGCGAGGCCAAGGAGAGGCTGTCCACGCCATGCCCATCAGGGTTTATTGTTTCTGTAACAGCGGCCACGCCCTGGGGCGGTGGCCTGTGCAGCTGGAGATCTCTCAGCACCTTGGGTTGGGGGCGGGGCTGGGCGGGACATGGGATGGAGGCGGTGCCTGTGGCCAGACAGGGTGGACCCTGGGGCCTGCAGGCAGGAGATGAGTCCGGCGGCCACAGTGgcccccagcagcagcagcagcagcagcgggagCTTCAGCGGGCGCGCTCACCGCACCAGGTGGAAGGTGAGCCAGTACATGAGCATAGGCtgcgccgccgccaccgccatGGTCAGGTACATGCGCAGCTGGTTCCGGGCCCCACGCACCGGTACCCCCTCAGCTGCTGCGTCTGCCAAGATCTTCAGCCGCAGGGTCCGGATCTgggtgggaaagggagagaggaaccAAGGGATTTACCCTTGAGCCCTCTGGGCCAGAGTGAGAGCCCGGACATACTTCCAGCTTCTGCCTAGAAGCCCCAGGCAGCTGGGGACAAGTCCCTGGCCCTCTGCAGCCTCAGGTTTCTGCTCccggggcctcagtttccccaaaccTCCTAACATGGTGAGGATTTGCTTCTCCCCGGGCCCTGTGGGCAAAATATGAGAAGGTTCCACACTCAAATGCCAGGCAAGGTCTGGGAGCAGGTGAAGGGGGACTTCCCGGTGGACACCCGGCCTGAGGGGGTGGGAGACGGGGCCCAGGCTGCTGCCCACCCTTATGCTGGCCACATGGCAATTTCTGAAGACACACCAGAAAtgctatctttatttttattaaaggacAGGGTCTCTGGCctggtgcgttggctcacgcctgtaatcccagcactttgggaggccaaggcgggcggatcacgaggtcaggagattgagaccatcctggccaacacgatgaaaccccgtctctactaaaaatacaaaaattagctgggcgtggtggtgagtgcctctaatgcccgctactcgggaggctgaggcaggagacttgctcctgaacccaagaggcggaggttgcagtgagccaagatcccgccactgcactccagcctcctgacagagcgagactctgtctcacaaaaaaaaaaaaaaaagtcagggtctcaccctgtccgCCAGGCttgactgcagtggcgtgatctcagctcactgcagcctcaaccccccagactcaagtgatcctcccacctcagcctcctgagtagctgggactacaggtgcacactgctatgcctggctaatttttatatttttttagagatggggtcttgctatgttgtccaggctggtatcaaGCTCctagcctccagtgatcctcctgcctcagcctgccaaagtgctgggatcacagatgtgagtCACGTGCTTGGCCTAAACTTTTAAATGATGAGACTTAAGTCAAAGTTTATCCGAGGCTCTGCCCTGGCCCACCAGCCACCACAGTCTGCCCTCTGCTTCTCACATGCTCACAGTGAATCCTCCCAGCACCTTGAGGTGCAAGTATCATCATCCTATTTTACAAAAGGGGAAactgagtttattttttatttttttttttttttgagacggagtctcgctctgtcacccacgctggagcgcaggtgtgcgatctcggctcactgcaacctccaccccctgggttcaagcgattctcctgcctcagcctcctgagtagctgggactacaggcacacaccaccacacccagctaattttttgtatttttagtagagatggggtttcaccgtgttagccaggattgtctcgatcgcctgacctcgtgatccgaccgcctcggcctcccaaagtgctgggattacaagcatgagccaccgcgcccggcaaaagGGGACACTGAATTTAAAGAAAGGAAGTGATTTGCCCAGGATCCAACTAAGCTTGGGGTCCACCCAGCCTGCAGACCCCAGTGCTCTTCACCAGCACCCCTGACTCCAGCGGGAAGGGCTCTAGAGAATCTCCTTCCAGGGAAATTCTGGCAGGAAGGCCCCCATGTAAGGAGAGTGGAATGAGAGTGAGAGCCCAGCCTGGAGCCTGTGTGCTGGGGATCCCCAGCCTCTAGCAGCCTGGCTGGCGTCTCCTCTTCCAGGGCTCAGGATAccccctcttccaggaagccctcctgacCCCCCAGGCCGGGCAGCCACTCCAGGGCTCCTCAGTTCAGCAATGTGTCTCTGGTCTGAACCCCACACCTGACATCCTCTGCTTGGATGCCTGGATGCCTCCGGGGcacctgtgcctcagcctcaccagccCCGAGCCCAGCTCACCATGAACACAAAGATGGCCACGCAGCACCAGCCCAGCACCAGGTAGTAGCCAATCTTCCCGAAGAGCAGGCCCATGAGGACCCCGCCAATCatcctgggggagggagaggaggctgTGTGAGGGCAAGGCCCAAGGGCTGGGGCTGGCGTGAAGGGCGGGGGTACTCACCCGACATATTTGTAGCCCAAGAAGGCCACCAGGTCGATGGTGGTGAGGTCGGTGTTGACAGTGACCAGATAGAGGCTGAGCAGGATGGCCAGCACCTCCAGGGTCAGCCAGGCCAGGGCTGAGCTCGCTTGCAGCCCCAGGAGGTCTGGGGAGAACCTGCAGGCACAAAGCCCCGCCACTTGGTTGGCTGGTTcagaccccccacccccagcacccaTCTGGGGACAGCTCTGTGTTGGGTAGGGCTGGACACCTGGCAGTGACCAAGATGGATGTGCACGCTATCCTATTCCCACGGAAATCCAATCCAGAGAGGATGGCAGACCCATCCCTAGACAGTGACATCCAGAGCAGGCAGGGCTGGAGTCACAGGGGGCTGTGCTGACAGTCAGGAGACAGGTGTCAGAGAGGGCTTCCCAGGAGAGGGGACACCGAGCTGAAGCCTGCAGGAAGGAGCTGGTCAGGGACAAAGCCCTTGGCCTCTGCCACATCCCCAGGGCCTCACCAGTTAGTTAATGACAGATGTGTTCAGTGCCATAAAGGAAAAGAACAGGGCGATGTGAGCAAGAGGAGGGGCCTGACCTAGCCTGGGGGGCAGGAAGGCGTCCCGGAGGAGGTGATACTGGAATGGAGCCAGCGGGGATGTGCAGGTACTCGGCAGTAGTGGAGGGGAACACGCTCCTAGGCAGAGGGGAGTTGATGTGACAAGGCCCCAGGAGACAGTGCCAGCCCTCCCAAGGAAAGGAATAGACCGGAGCGTGCAGCGGGAGGGGCAGTGCCAGGCTGAGGAGCTGGGGCTTGATTGGGAGACATGGATAGCAGGGCGGGGCAGGGTGGGCCAGGCCCGCACCTCAGACAGGACCATCCTGGCTGCTGCTGGAGTAGGGGTGCAGTGGGGAGCTGGTGATGACAGAGGGAGGATGAGGATGGGTCTGGTAGTAGAGGCCAAGAGGAAGGGTGGATGGAGAAGGGTCACCCAGCACAGGGGGTGGTGACGCAATGCATGTGGGTAGGAAGGACAGGGAAGAGGCGAGGGTGATGCTGACAGTGACCCTGAGGGCTGTATCTTGGGCCAACTGGGAGCAAAGTGGGGCTGTCCTGAAAGGGGAACTGAGACCTTGGAACTGAGACCTTCCTGACCAACCATGGGCCTCCCAAACCCCACCTTATTCAGCCTGCCCCAGGCCTCCCTTACCTATCCTGGGTCCCCAGCGCAAGACCAGCCACCAAAACGTAGGTGATGAAAGCCATTGCTGTGggagacagacacacatacactggTCACCAGAGGAAGAACTGCCCTGGGCCTCCAGGCACCCACACACCCGCTCCACATAGGCCCGGAAGAGAGAGGAGGGTGCAGGGTAGGG contains:
- the YIF1B gene encoding protein YIF1B isoform X2; translated protein: MPASKRRIPVSQPGMADPHQLFDDTSSAQSRGYGAQRAPGGLGYPAASPTPQAAFLADPVSNMAMAYGSSLAAQGKELVDKNIDRFIPITKLKYYFAVDTMYVGRKLGLLFFPYLHQDWEVQYQQDTPVAPRFDVNAPDLYIPAMAFITYVLVAGLALGTQDRFSPDLLGLQASSALAWLTLEVLAILLSLYLVTVNTDLTTIDLVAFLGYKYVGMIGGVLMGLLFGKIGYYLVLGWCCVAIFVFMIRTLRLKILADAAAEGVPVRGARNQLRMYLTMAVAAAQPMLMYWLTFHLVR
- the C19H19orf33 gene encoding immortalization up-regulated protein isoform X1, which translates into the protein MEFDLGAALEPTSQKPGVGAGHRGDPKLSPHKVQGRSEAGAGPGPKQGHQSSSDSSSSSSDSDTDVKSHAAGSKQHESIPGKAKKPKVKKKEKGKKEKGKKKEAPH
- the YIF1B gene encoding protein YIF1B isoform X7, giving the protein MADPHQLFDDTSSAQSRGYGAQRAPGGLGYPAASPTPQAAFLADPVSNMAMAYGSSLAAQGKELVDKNIDRFIPITKLKYYFAVDTMYVGRKLGLLFFPYLHQDWEVQYQQDTPVAPRFDVNAPDLYIPAMAFITYVLVAGLALGTQDRFSPDLLGLQASSALAWLTLEVLAILLSLYLVTVNTDLTTIDLVAFLGYKYVGMIGGVLMGLLFGKIGYYLVLGWCCVAIFVFMIRTLRLKILADAAAEGVPVRGARNQLRMYLTMAVAAAQPMLMYWLTFHLVR
- the YIF1B gene encoding protein YIF1B isoform X11, translating into MADPHQLFDDTSSAQSRGYGAQRAPGGLGYPAASPTPQAAFLADPVSNMAMAYGSSLAAQGKELVDKNIDRFIPITKLKYYFAVDTMYVGRKLGLLFFPYLHQDWEVQYQQDTPVAPRFDVNAPDLYIPAMAFITYVLVAGLALGTQDRFSPDLLGLQASSALAWLTLEVLAILLSLYLVTVNTDLTTIDLVAFLGYKYVGMIGGVLMGLLFGKIGYYLVLGWCCVAIFVFMCPLLPGAVAHACNPSTLGGRGGRITRSGDRDNPG
- the C19H19orf33 gene encoding immortalization up-regulated protein isoform X2 — protein: MEFDLGAALEPTSQKPGVGAGHRGDPKLSPHKVQGRSEAGAGPGPKGPALGLQLRGLGKGRRLTAAPPSSKDTRALPTPAAAPAIRTRM
- the YIF1B gene encoding protein YIF1B isoform X12; amino-acid sequence: MADPHQLFDDTSSAQSRGYGAQRAPGGLGYPAASPTPQAAFLADPVSNMAMAYGSSLAAQGKELVDKNIDRFIPITKLKYYFAVDTMYVGRKLGLLFFPYLHQDWEVQYQQDTPVAPRFDVNAPDLYIPAMAFITYVLVAGLALGTQDRFSPDLLGLQASSALAWLTLEVLAILLSLYLVTVNTDLTTIDLVAFLGYKYVGMIGGVLMGLLFGKIGYYLVLGWCCVAIFVFMCPLLPGAVAHACNPSTLGGRGGRITRSGPCG
- the YIF1B gene encoding protein YIF1B isoform X14, with the protein product MPGSASKRRIPVSQPGMADPHQLFDDTSSAQSRGYGAQRAPGGLGYPAASPTPQAAFLADPVSNMAMAYGSSLAAQGKELVDKNIDRFIPITKLKYYFAVDTMYVGRKLGLLFFPYLHQDWEVQYQQDTPVAPRFDVNAPDLYIPAMAFITYVLVAGLALGTQDRFSPDLLGLQASSALAWLTLEVLAILLSLYLVTVNTDLTTIDLVAFLGYKYVGMIGGVLMGLLFGKIGYYLVLGWCCVAIFVFMIRTLRLKILADAAAEGVPVRGARNQLRMYLTMAVAAAQPMLMYWLTFHLVR